DNA sequence from the Desulfobacterales bacterium genome:
CAAACGCCATTTTTTTTCCTTCTGGAGAAAATGTAGGAGAAACATCAATACCCCAGCTATTTGTAAGCCTTTTTACTATTTTACCGCTTACAGAAATTAAATAAATTTCTGGGTCACCTGATTTAGAAAGGGTGGCACCAAGAACAGCTTGTCCAGGCAGCCAAGCTGGCGAAATATTGATTCCTTCAAAAGATACTACTGAACCTCGGTTTTCCTTTAAATGTTTGATATATAAATCGGGTTTTCCTTTAAGATACGATGTGTAAGCTATCCAATTTCCGTCAGATGACAAAGCAGGAGATAAAGTAATAGCTTTATTATTTGTTACTTGCTTAGGTTCATCACCGTTAAAATCACACATATATATTTCTTTATTCCCTGTACCTGTAGAAACAAATGCTATTTTAGTTTCAAAAATCCCTTTATTATTTGAAAGGATTAATATTACTTCATTACAAAATTTTCTGATTATTGTCTTAAGGTCAGTTATTCTGCCTGTATATTTCCTTCCGAGTATCATTTTTTCTTCAATACGATCAAACAGCCTAAGTTCAAGGTCAATGATTGAATCTTTTTCCTTTAATCCTCCAGTAATAATAAAATCGGCTCCAATTGTTTTCCAATTTTGAAATTTTATATCGGATATAGTAATTCCAATAGCATCTGCTTGTTCTAAAAAATTTTTTCTTTCGATAATTCGAAAATAGCTGGTAAAGTCAAGAGTAGAAGCTATAAGGTCAGCTCCTTCTATTAAAATATTGGAATCCCCTTCTACACTTAAATTTTTAAAAATTGGTACAGCTATAGGTACTTTTTTTAGAAAAGGATTACTTATATTGATATAAGCTTTTTCTGCTTTTGACGAAGATGCTAAGCAATTAATTACAGCTATAATAAGAATGATTTTCATTAAATTTTTAAAAATTTTTTTCATAGTTGAGACGCTCTTTATCATAAAATTTTATTTTAATCCATAGGGAGTAAAACCTAATACAACGTCATAATATGGATAGCCTTCAGGCAAAGGAGGCAACGGTGTTGATTTTAAAACAGTTTTATATGCCGAATCGTCAAGATAAGTATTTCCTGATCTTTTTTCAATCCATATATCCCTTACATCTCCGTTAGCCATAATTTTTATAGCTATTCTTGTTTCTAAACCAGGGGACCTGCCTGCAAGTTCTTCTGCAAAAACCCAGTTACTTAAAACTTTTGCCCATATTTCTTGATGATAAATTTCAATTGGATTTAATGAGCTTTTGTAAGGTAGTCCTGACAATCCTGATGATTCTGATTCTTTGGGATTTCCATCATTTTTTATATCGTGTTTTAATTTTTCTATTGCTTTTGAAACAGAATTTGGCCTGTCAGAGTCTACTTGTTTTTCTATTTTTTTAATTGCCTTTTTCACCTCTTCATAAGACGATCTTTTTTCTATTTTTTTAGGTTCTGGCTTTGGTTTTGGTTTTGGCTTTGGTTTTGGCTTTGGTTTATCCTTATCAGGAATAGAAATAGTTTCAGTTTTTGGCTTTTCGACTTTTTCTTTGAGTTCGGGCTTTTCTTTAGGCTTTTCTTTAGGTTCGATTTTTTCCTCAATTTTAGGTTCGGATTTTATTTTCTGAGGTTCTTCTTTTTTTGGTTGAGGCTTTTCTTCTGTTTTTTTATAAGAAGTAGTTTCTTTTTTTGAATTATTTGCAATATCTGGAACAGAGGGTATGATATCAACACTAATATATGAAGGAATAAGCTTTATTTTACTATCAGTTGTAGCTGGCATAAAAAGAGTAACCATCAAAACCAATACGTGACAAAGAAAGGAAATTGATAAGAATGGCGCTATAGAACGGAAATTGTGATTATCATAAAAACTAAAATTGCCGTTATTTTCCATTTTTTTTTAATACTTATATAAACTTATGATTTGGATTTAGGTTCTGTTACTAACCCTAATTTTTGAGCTCCTGCTCCTTTCACTTCAGACATAACCTCTATAACTGTTTCATATAACAAGCTTCTATCTGCCCTTATGAGTACCTGTTGTTCCCTTCTATTTTCAAGAATGTTTTTAAGCTTTTCTTTTAAAAGGTTTAACTGAACAGGAACTTCATTGATAAAAACCTCTTTTTTTTCATTTATAGTTATTACTATTTGATTTTCATCAGCATCAAGGGGGGATGATTCAGTAGTAGGAAGTGCTACGTTCTCTCCTTGAATCATCATAGGAGCTGTTACCATGAATATTATCAAAAGAACTAACATAACGTCAACAAGAGGAGTTACATTTATTTCTGACATTAATTGGCTGTTATTATTACTTGCTCCTTGCATTAACTTGTTCCTTTTTGTCGCAATAAGATATCTCTTTCAATGATATTTAAAAAATCAGCAGAAAAACTTTGAAGCTCCGATTCAAATACTCTAACTCTGTTCATAAAATAGTTGAAAGCTATTACAGCAGGTATAGCTACTGCGAGTCCAGCGGCTGTAGCTATTAAAGCTTCAGATATTCCAGGAGCAACTGTAGCAAGATTTGCTGCCCCTTTTTTGCCAATATCATGAAATGAGTTCATAATTCCCCAAACAGTTCCAAACAATCCAATGAAAGGGGTTGTATTTCCAGCAGTTGCAAGAAAAGGAACTAACTCTGTAAGCCTGTTAATTTCAGTATTAGTTGACCTTCGAAGAGCTCTCTGAACATTATCTATGCTTGTAATTTCTCCAGAAATTGTTCCAGTACTTTGCACTTGCTTTGTTCCTGCCTGAGAAATTTTTTTTAATTCTAAATAGCCAATGCGAAACACTCTTGCGATGGGACTATTAGGAAACTGCTTAGTTATTGCAAATGCTTCTGAAAGATTTTTGCTTTTCCAAAAAAGATCTGTAAAAAGATTAGATTCATTATAGGCTTTTTTTATGTAAAAAAATTTAATTAATACGATTGTCCATGTTGATACTGAAAAAAGGAATAAAAGTAAAAGAATAAACTGGACCATTAATCCAGAACCGCTTATCATGTTTAATACACTGTTCATATTTCAAGCTCCGCATGATTTTTTTTATAATGATAAATTCAATTTTCTTTGGCGCTATAAATTATATGAGGAAGATAGTTGTGTCAAGGGAAATAGGTCATATAAAAAAAAAGCCCTTATGCAAAGCATAAAGGCTTTTTTATATAGAGGGCTTAGTTAGATTATTACATCATTCCGCCCATGCCTCCCATTCCGCCCATTCCACCCATTCCGCCCATTCCAGGGGCACCACCAGGCATTGATTCTTTGGAGTCCGGCTTATCAGCAACCATAACTTCTGTTGTAAGCATTAAAGAGGCTACACTTCCAGCATTTTGAAGTGCAAATCTTACAACTTTTTTAGGATCAATTACACCAGCTTCAATTAAATCCTCAAACTTATTAGTATCAGCGTTATATCCAAATGCGTCTTTACCTTCTTTAACTTTGTTTATAACTACTGC
Encoded proteins:
- the tolB gene encoding Tol-Pal system beta propeller repeat protein TolB codes for the protein MKIILIIAVINCLASSSKAEKAYINISNPFLKKVPIAVPIFKNLSVEGDSNILIEGADLIASTLDFTSYFRIIERKNFLEQADAIGITISDIKFQNWKTIGADFIITGGLKEKDSIIDLELRLFDRIEEKMILGRKYTGRITDLKTIIRKFCNEVILILSNNKGIFETKIAFVSTGTGNKEIYMCDFNGDEPKQVTNNKAITLSPALSSDGNWIAYTSYLKGKPDLYIKHLKENRGSVVSFEGINISPAWLPGQAVLGATLSKSGDPEIYLISVSGKIVKRLTNSWGIDVSPTFSPEGKKMAFVSKRSGTPQIFIQNVESGDAERITFEGQYNTCPAWSPNGNKIAYTAMIDGKFNICLIDIKTKEVTQLTKDSGDNEDPSWSPEGNFIVFSSTREGSSRIYVMTALGTNQRRLIMMQGDQSSPEWSNFTVNIE
- a CDS encoding TonB C-terminal domain-containing protein translates to MPATTDSKIKLIPSYISVDIIPSVPDIANNSKKETTSYKKTEEKPQPKKEEPQKIKSEPKIEEKIEPKEKPKEKPELKEKVEKPKTETISIPDKDKPKPKPKPKPKPKPEPKKIEKRSSYEEVKKAIKKIEKQVDSDRPNSVSKAIEKLKHDIKNDGNPKESESSGLSGLPYKSSLNPIEIYHQEIWAKVLSNWVFAEELAGRSPGLETRIAIKIMANGDVRDIWIEKRSGNTYLDDSAYKTVLKSTPLPPLPEGYPYYDVVLGFTPYGLK
- the tolR gene encoding protein TolR yields the protein MQGASNNNSQLMSEINVTPLVDVMLVLLIIFMVTAPMMIQGENVALPTTESSPLDADENQIVITINEKKEVFINEVPVQLNLLKEKLKNILENRREQQVLIRADRSLLYETVIEVMSEVKGAGAQKLGLVTEPKSKS
- the tolQ gene encoding protein TolQ gives rise to the protein MNSVLNMISGSGLMVQFILLLLFLFSVSTWTIVLIKFFYIKKAYNESNLFTDLFWKSKNLSEAFAITKQFPNSPIARVFRIGYLELKKISQAGTKQVQSTGTISGEITSIDNVQRALRRSTNTEINRLTELVPFLATAGNTTPFIGLFGTVWGIMNSFHDIGKKGAANLATVAPGISEALIATAAGLAVAIPAVIAFNYFMNRVRVFESELQSFSADFLNIIERDILLRQKGTS